Proteins from a single region of Penaeus monodon isolate SGIC_2016 chromosome 12, NSTDA_Pmon_1, whole genome shotgun sequence:
- the LOC119579287 gene encoding WW domain-binding protein 4-like: MSEYWKSNPRKFCDFCKCWIADNKPSIEFHERGKRHKENVQIRLAEMGKKGREDFEAKQNEADFLKSMEEAALKAYKSDIEQNPDMTGSKISEIAAASNAEIVIKNKKTESKNSSKKEASVIKNWYEAKSPEGYTYYWHIGTGESKWETPEDGYLSIEEQEKLSTKSGQRDSGERHTLTLCTLSLCPVLKAEAFSSWKKIEKEPAKQIDYQLPELPENEYYGPELSFKQQESSFKEKTVTLSARHEAGEKVSDIARRKQADDMKKNMRRRTDDL; the protein is encoded by the exons AT GTCTGAATACTGGAAGTCAAATCCAAGGAAGTTTTGTGACTTCTGTAAATGCTGGATAGCAGACAACAAGCCTAGCATCGAATTCCATGAGAGGGGAAAACGTCACAAAGAAAATGTGCAGATACGGCTGGCagagatgggaaaaaagggacgGGAAGATTTTGAGGCCAAGCAAAATGAAGCTGACTTTCTCAAATCAATGGAAGAG GCAGCATTAAAGGCATACAAAAGCGACATTGAGCAGAATCCCGACATGACAGGATCCAAAATAAGCGAAATTGCTGCAGCTAGTAATGCAGAAATTGTCATCaagaataaaaagacagaatCAAAAAACAGTAGTAAAAAAGAAGCATCTGTAATCAAGAACTGGTATGAAGCAAAGTCGCCAGAAGGTTACACTTATTACTGGCACATTGGAACAGGTG AATCAAAATGGGAGACTCCAGAAGATGGTTACTTATCCATAGAAGAACAGGAAAAATTGAGCACCAAGAGTGGGCAAAGGGATTCAGGAGAACGACATACTCTCACCCTCTGCACTCTCTCCTTGTGTCCAGTCCTGAAAGCCGAAGCCTTTAGCtcatggaaaaaaattgaaaa GGAACCAGCCAAGCAGATTGACTACCAGTTACCAGAGCTACCTGAAAATGAGTACTATGGTCCTGAGCTGTCCTTCAAACAACAGGAGTCTTCTTTTAAGGAGAAGACAGTGACTCTCTCAGCAAGGCATGAAGCAGGTGAGAAAGTGTCGGATATAGCAAGAAGAAAGCAAGCCGACGACATGAAAAAGAATATGAGACGGAGAACAGATGATTTATAG